A region of Rhodoferax potami DNA encodes the following proteins:
- a CDS encoding ATPase with chaperone activity: MNEYTPSIEIPPSFLQLYVVPGRTKPSAPLSQVLTEYELCEDMAQMLAPTAADMQFKLGVTEQDVIERCYLGLRTEPCVLNPAQSAWVVQRMAEILSWPWQNLENVVKA, translated from the coding sequence ATGAACGAGTACACCCCCTCCATTGAAATTCCCCCCTCATTTCTGCAGCTGTACGTGGTGCCGGGCCGCACCAAACCGTCTGCTCCCTTGTCCCAGGTGTTGACCGAGTACGAGCTGTGCGAAGACATGGCCCAAATGCTGGCGCCGACCGCGGCAGACATGCAATTCAAGCTCGGTGTTACTGAGCAGGACGTGATCGAACGCTGCTACCTAGGCCTGCGCACCGAACCTTGCGTGCTCAATCCAGCGCAATCTGCATGGGTCGTTCAAAGAATGGCTGAAATCTTGTCGTGGCCATGGCAAAATCTTGAAAACGTTGTCAAAGCGTAA
- a CDS encoding ABC transporter ATP-binding protein, which yields MSQSDVRLRGIIKNYGKADVIHGIDLDIEPGEFAVFVGPSGCGKTTLLRMIAGLDEISGGDLNIGGARVNDLGPSERGVAMVFQSYALYPHKTVFDNMAFALKIAKTPKAEIERRVREASDILQLTEYLDRLPKALSGGQRQRVAIGRAIVRDPKVFLFDEPLSNLDAALRTKMRVELATLHRRLGATMIYVTHDQVEAMTLADKIVVLNKGRVEQVGKPLDLYNKPASMFVAGFIGSPQMNFLGGDIAARHNVATIGLRPEHLRVTEGGPIQGTLKHSEQLGNETFAYVSAGAFGDITARMDGTLGLAPGQPIALGFAPEHLYKFNAEGKRVD from the coding sequence ATGAGTCAGTCTGATGTCCGCTTGCGCGGAATCATCAAAAACTACGGCAAGGCAGATGTCATCCACGGCATCGACTTGGATATAGAGCCCGGCGAGTTCGCCGTGTTTGTGGGGCCCTCCGGTTGCGGCAAAACGACTCTGCTGCGCATGATTGCCGGCTTGGACGAGATATCTGGCGGCGACCTCAACATCGGTGGCGCCCGGGTGAATGACCTCGGACCTTCTGAGCGCGGCGTGGCTATGGTGTTCCAGAGTTATGCGCTGTACCCCCACAAGACCGTGTTCGACAACATGGCCTTCGCCCTCAAGATTGCTAAAACGCCCAAAGCGGAAATTGAGCGGCGAGTCCGCGAGGCGTCTGACATCCTCCAGCTGACCGAATACCTCGACCGCTTGCCCAAAGCGCTGTCCGGCGGCCAGCGTCAGCGGGTCGCTATCGGCCGCGCGATCGTGCGCGATCCCAAGGTGTTCTTGTTTGATGAGCCCCTCTCCAACCTCGATGCCGCCTTGCGAACCAAGATGCGGGTGGAGCTGGCCACACTGCACCGCCGCCTCGGGGCGACCATGATCTATGTCACCCACGATCAGGTGGAGGCCATGACCCTGGCGGACAAGATCGTGGTCTTAAACAAGGGCCGGGTTGAGCAGGTGGGCAAACCCCTGGACCTCTACAACAAGCCCGCAAGCATGTTTGTGGCTGGTTTCATCGGTTCCCCCCAGATGAACTTTTTGGGCGGCGACATCGCAGCCCGCCACAACGTCGCCACGATTGGTTTGCGTCCGGAGCACCTGAGGGTCACAGAGGGTGGTCCGATCCAGGGCACCCTCAAGCACTCAGAGCAGCTGGGCAACGAAACTTTCGCCTATGTCAGTGCGGGTGCGTTTGGCGACATCACGGCCCGTATGGACGGCACCTTGGGCCTGGCGCCCGGACAGCCGATTGCTTTGGGTTTTGCGCCGGAGCACCTGTACAAGTTCAATGCCGAAGGCAAGCGGGTCGACTGA
- a CDS encoding DEAD/DEAH box helicase: MSFSNLGLSAPLASAMERQFAAPTPVQAASLPAALAGRDVLVCAQTGSGKTAAFALAVLQRWVAESSSAGRNPQTLVLVPTRELAVQVGGVLSGLARDAGLGVKVSVVFGGVSINPQMMALRGGTDIVIATTGRLLDLVERNAVRLDQIRCLVLDEADRMLDLGFAEELDRIDALLPERHQSLLFSATFGPAVRSLAEARLRDPESITLDTEEQAPPDILQRAIRVDANRRTQLLRRLVTAEAWPRALVFVATKYAAEMVADKLRRAGLQAEPFHAQLSQGKRSQVLFDFKASVVQVVVATDVAARGVDIAGLPVVVNYDLPRAAADYVHRIGRTARAGKTGTAVSFVSAETAAHFALIEKRNALTVPQEEVPGFEPAQALPAISADRAAGGIKGHRPSKKDKLRAAGLLPRLQ, encoded by the coding sequence ATGTCATTTTCAAATTTAGGCCTTAGCGCCCCACTGGCCTCTGCTATGGAGCGGCAGTTTGCTGCGCCCACGCCGGTGCAAGCAGCCTCCCTTCCTGCCGCACTTGCGGGCCGTGATGTGCTGGTCTGCGCCCAGACGGGCTCTGGCAAAACAGCCGCCTTTGCGCTGGCGGTGCTGCAGCGCTGGGTGGCGGAGTCGTCGTCCGCTGGGCGTAACCCCCAAACCTTGGTGTTGGTGCCCACGCGGGAGCTCGCCGTCCAGGTGGGCGGAGTCCTGTCCGGCCTGGCGCGCGATGCCGGCCTTGGCGTCAAGGTCTCGGTGGTGTTCGGTGGTGTATCGATCAACCCGCAAATGATGGCCTTGCGGGGTGGCACTGATATCGTGATTGCCACCACCGGCCGCTTGCTGGATCTGGTTGAGCGCAACGCTGTGCGCTTGGATCAGATTCGCTGCCTGGTTCTGGACGAGGCCGACCGCATGCTCGACTTGGGTTTTGCCGAGGAGTTGGACCGGATTGACGCGCTACTCCCTGAGCGGCACCAAAGCCTGCTGTTTTCTGCCACCTTCGGCCCTGCGGTGCGCAGCCTTGCCGAGGCGCGCTTGCGGGATCCTGAGAGCATCACACTCGACACCGAAGAGCAAGCGCCGCCTGATATCTTGCAGCGAGCCATCCGGGTGGATGCCAATCGCCGCACGCAGCTCTTGCGGCGCTTGGTCACGGCCGAAGCCTGGCCGCGTGCGCTGGTCTTTGTGGCGACCAAATATGCCGCAGAAATGGTGGCGGACAAGCTGCGCCGCGCTGGATTGCAGGCGGAGCCGTTTCACGCCCAGTTAAGCCAAGGCAAGCGCAGTCAGGTGCTGTTTGATTTCAAAGCCAGTGTGGTGCAAGTGGTGGTGGCCACCGATGTCGCTGCCCGTGGTGTGGATATTGCCGGGCTGCCGGTTGTAGTGAATTACGACCTGCCACGTGCCGCAGCAGACTATGTGCATCGAATCGGCCGCACTGCGCGTGCGGGCAAAACCGGTACCGCGGTCAGCTTTGTGAGTGCAGAAACCGCCGCACATTTCGCCTTGATCGAAAAGCGCAATGCCCTTACCGTGCCGCAAGAAGAAGTGCCGGGCTTTGAGCCTGCGCAGGCGTTACCAGCCATCAGTGCTGATCGCGCAGCGGGCGGAATCAAGGGGCACCGGCCCAGTAAAAAAGACAAATTGCGCGCAGCCGGCCTGCTGCCGCGATTGCAGTAA
- a CDS encoding response regulator, which translates to MTNSSDVLTTQQAARILGLSTTSVQKMVISGELEAWVTPGGHRRIFRSAIDKLVQSRGTAAPTETGARPLRVLLAEDDPIQVAYFQALLARGGHDVALTVANDASQALIQLERQRPDLVVTDLMMTPFDGYHLINAMAQESAYQPIEVIVLTALTRKEVEEDGRLPNWVTLYQKPLQAERLLGYLDALATRLNRAGQFIQAPAQPKRGPAA; encoded by the coding sequence ATGACTAACAGCAGCGACGTTCTGACTACACAACAAGCAGCCCGTATCCTTGGGCTGTCCACCACATCGGTGCAGAAAATGGTCATCAGCGGCGAGTTGGAAGCTTGGGTCACTCCCGGGGGGCATCGCCGCATCTTTCGCAGCGCCATCGATAAGCTGGTGCAGTCACGCGGTACCGCCGCTCCCACAGAAACCGGTGCGCGCCCCCTGCGTGTGTTGCTCGCCGAGGATGATCCTATCCAAGTGGCTTACTTTCAGGCCCTGTTGGCGCGTGGCGGCCACGATGTGGCACTGACGGTTGCGAACGACGCATCGCAAGCCCTGATTCAGTTGGAGCGCCAGCGTCCTGACTTGGTCGTTACCGATTTGATGATGACGCCTTTTGATGGCTACCACCTGATCAACGCCATGGCGCAAGAGAGCGCCTACCAACCGATCGAGGTCATTGTGCTCACTGCGCTGACCCGTAAGGAAGTCGAAGAAGACGGCCGCTTGCCTAACTGGGTGACGCTGTACCAAAAACCCCTGCAGGCAGAGCGCTTGTTGGGTTACCTCGACGCGCTCGCCACCCGCTTGAATCGCGCGGGCCAATTTATCCAAGCGCCTGCACAGCCCAAACGCGGCCCTGCGGCCTGA
- a CDS encoding IclR family transcriptional regulator domain-containing protein, whose translation MSDAPDADAPFVVAKADLIAGMAKGMAVLESFDTERQRLNATLAAQRAGITRAAARRHLLTLTALGYLETDGSYFWLSSKVLRFSGTYLSSARFPRVVQPALNRLAAHTQESFSAVVLDGSEVVIVARSGNDWRSSPAGKTQVLAYGLHLGARLPAHATSTGRVLLAGLSDAALTQWLSAHPLRRLTSHTVTDPAVLKAQVEAARKADYSLAFQEHELGVQALAVPLRNPQGKVVGALNVVAAPHRWQPEEFRVALLPVLQDAAQELRALL comes from the coding sequence ATGTCTGATGCCCCGGATGCAGATGCCCCATTTGTGGTTGCCAAAGCGGACCTGATTGCCGGTATGGCCAAAGGCATGGCGGTGCTGGAGAGCTTTGATACTGAGCGGCAGCGTTTGAACGCCACCCTGGCCGCTCAAAGGGCAGGGATCACCCGGGCTGCCGCGCGCAGGCATTTGCTGACGCTGACCGCACTGGGTTACCTGGAGACAGACGGTAGCTACTTTTGGTTGTCCAGCAAGGTTTTGCGCTTCTCCGGCACCTACCTGTCCTCGGCGCGGTTTCCCCGGGTGGTGCAGCCCGCGCTCAACCGCCTGGCGGCACATACGCAAGAGTCATTTTCTGCGGTGGTGTTGGATGGCAGCGAGGTGGTGATCGTGGCCCGCAGTGGGAACGATTGGCGCAGCTCACCCGCAGGCAAGACCCAGGTGCTCGCGTATGGTTTGCACCTGGGCGCGAGACTGCCTGCGCACGCCACCTCGACCGGGCGGGTGCTTTTGGCCGGGCTGTCTGATGCGGCTCTGACTCAGTGGTTGTCCGCCCACCCTTTGCGGCGTTTGACGTCGCACACCGTGACAGACCCCGCGGTGCTCAAGGCACAGGTCGAGGCGGCGCGCAAGGCAGACTACAGTTTGGCCTTTCAGGAGCACGAACTCGGTGTGCAGGCTTTGGCGGTCCCTTTGCGCAATCCTCAGGGTAAGGTTGTCGGCGCGTTGAATGTCGTGGCCGCTCCACACCGGTGGCAGCCCGAGGAATTCAGAGTTGCTTTGTTGCCCGTATTGCAAGATGCCGCTCAGGAGCTGCGGGCCTTGCTGTGA
- a CDS encoding low molecular weight protein-tyrosine-phosphatase has translation MGNICRSPTAHGVMRHKALAQGWGADVLRIDSAGTHNYHPGAAPDPRSLQHAVRRGYAFADLRARQLEASDFASADLILVMDWDNLALVEAQCPDYNHHKVRRLTEFCTRHDASVVPDPYYGGDAGFEQVLDLVEDACDGLLAHIARQQARTK, from the coding sequence ATGGGCAATATCTGCCGGAGTCCTACGGCCCATGGCGTCATGCGCCACAAAGCGCTGGCACAGGGTTGGGGTGCCGATGTCTTACGGATCGATTCTGCAGGCACCCACAACTATCACCCCGGTGCGGCGCCCGATCCCCGCAGCTTGCAACACGCAGTCCGCCGCGGATACGCGTTTGCGGACCTGCGGGCCAGGCAGCTCGAAGCCAGCGATTTCGCAAGCGCCGACCTCATCCTGGTGATGGACTGGGACAACCTCGCGCTCGTAGAGGCGCAGTGCCCCGACTACAACCATCACAAAGTGCGCAGGCTGACCGAGTTCTGTACCCGCCACGATGCGAGCGTGGTTCCTGATCCGTATTACGGCGGAGATGCGGGGTTTGAACAGGTGTTGGATCTGGTGGAAGACGCCTGCGACGGCCTCCTGGCCCACATCGCCCGTCAGCAAGCCCGCACGAAATAG